One window of the Shewanella khirikhana genome contains the following:
- the katG gene encoding catalase/peroxidase HPI codes for MKSSIPTLTAVALSVAMAFGAANTQAAEAKSAAAQSSAVTTNAYWWPEQLDLSPLRQHGAESNPYGADFNYAKAFQSLDLDAVKADIKTTLTTSQDWWPADYGHYGPFFIRMAWHSAGVYRIFDGRGGASGGQQRFEPLNSWPDNVNLDKARRLLWPVKQKYGAKISWADLMVLAGNVSLESMGFKTFGFAGGRSDDWEAEKVNWGAEKQWLDNKRRNQKGELAKPLGATQMGLIYVNPEGPNGVPDPLASAQEIRDTFGRMAMSDEETVALIAGGHTFGKAHGAHDPAKCVGVDPAAAGLEEQGMGWKNRCGKGHSEDTVSSGLEGSWSSNPTKWTMEYLTWLYTFDWVQTKSPAGHIQWIPADGKAANLVPDAHIPDKRHAPIMFTSDIALKEDPIYREITTRFLNNPAEFELAFAKAWYKLTHRDMGPKVRYLGKDVPSEVLIWQDPIPAVDHALIDATDTKRLKAAILDSGLSVSELVRTAWAAASSYRGTDMRGGANGARIALKPQSDWAANDPKALAKVIGKLEKIQNDFNKKAKGGKKVSLADVIVLGGSAAVEKAAADAGVKVNVGFRPGRMDASQAQTDVNSFAVLEPKADGFRNYFSDESGASPAEALVEKANFLTLSVPEMTVLVGGLRVLDANSAGSKHGVFTQAPGKLSNDFFVNLLDMSTRWEKGAEPGLYQGFDRKSGKLKWTATPVDLVFGSHSELRAVAEVYAADDGKARFVQDFAKAWTKVMELDRFDLN; via the coding sequence ATGAAATCAAGTATTCCAACCCTGACGGCGGTCGCCCTGTCGGTAGCCATGGCTTTTGGCGCTGCCAACACCCAAGCGGCTGAAGCCAAATCGGCTGCAGCCCAATCGTCCGCTGTTACCACCAACGCCTATTGGTGGCCAGAGCAGCTGGATTTATCTCCTTTGCGTCAGCATGGCGCCGAATCCAACCCTTATGGTGCCGATTTTAATTACGCCAAAGCCTTCCAATCGCTGGATTTGGATGCGGTGAAAGCCGATATCAAAACCACCCTCACGACTTCCCAGGACTGGTGGCCAGCCGACTACGGTCACTACGGGCCGTTTTTCATCCGTATGGCCTGGCACAGCGCCGGTGTCTATCGCATTTTTGATGGTCGCGGCGGTGCCAGTGGTGGTCAGCAGCGATTCGAGCCGCTTAACAGCTGGCCGGATAACGTAAACCTCGACAAAGCCCGTCGTCTGCTGTGGCCGGTGAAGCAAAAATACGGCGCCAAGATCTCCTGGGCCGATTTGATGGTGCTGGCGGGTAACGTATCTCTTGAGTCAATGGGCTTTAAAACCTTTGGTTTTGCCGGTGGTCGCAGCGACGACTGGGAAGCCGAAAAGGTGAACTGGGGCGCCGAAAAGCAGTGGCTGGATAACAAGCGCCGTAACCAAAAAGGTGAATTGGCCAAGCCCCTGGGCGCGACTCAGATGGGCCTGATTTACGTAAACCCTGAAGGTCCAAATGGCGTGCCTGATCCGCTCGCTTCCGCCCAGGAAATCCGCGACACCTTCGGCCGCATGGCCATGTCTGATGAAGAAACCGTTGCCCTGATTGCCGGTGGCCATACCTTCGGTAAGGCGCACGGTGCTCACGACCCAGCCAAGTGCGTAGGGGTAGACCCGGCCGCTGCTGGCCTTGAAGAGCAGGGCATGGGCTGGAAAAACCGCTGTGGTAAAGGTCACTCGGAAGACACGGTTTCCAGTGGTCTGGAAGGTTCATGGTCGTCCAATCCGACCAAGTGGACCATGGAATACTTAACCTGGCTTTACACCTTCGACTGGGTACAAACCAAGAGCCCGGCCGGCCATATTCAGTGGATCCCGGCGGATGGTAAAGCGGCCAATCTGGTGCCCGATGCCCACATTCCTGACAAGCGCCACGCGCCTATTATGTTCACCAGTGATATCGCGCTGAAGGAAGACCCCATCTACCGCGAAATCACCACCCGCTTCCTCAATAACCCGGCCGAATTTGAGTTGGCGTTTGCCAAGGCCTGGTACAAGCTGACCCACAGAGACATGGGGCCGAAAGTGCGCTACCTGGGTAAAGACGTGCCCTCTGAAGTACTGATTTGGCAAGACCCAATCCCGGCAGTTGATCATGCACTGATTGACGCCACCGATACCAAGCGCCTTAAAGCAGCAATCCTCGATTCTGGCTTAAGCGTGTCGGAGTTGGTGAGAACCGCCTGGGCGGCGGCCTCTTCTTATCGTGGTACCGACATGCGCGGCGGTGCCAACGGCGCCCGTATTGCACTTAAACCTCAAAGCGACTGGGCGGCAAACGATCCCAAAGCACTGGCGAAAGTGATTGGCAAACTTGAGAAAATCCAAAACGATTTCAACAAGAAAGCCAAGGGCGGCAAGAAGGTTTCGCTGGCAGATGTGATAGTGCTTGGTGGCAGCGCGGCGGTTGAGAAAGCTGCGGCCGATGCGGGCGTGAAGGTAAATGTTGGCTTCCGTCCGGGCCGTATGGATGCTTCTCAGGCCCAGACCGATGTGAACTCCTTCGCGGTACTTGAGCCCAAAGCCGATGGTTTCAGAAACTATTTCAGCGATGAAAGCGGCGCGTCTCCTGCTGAAGCACTGGTGGAAAAGGCCAACTTCCTGACCCTGAGCGTGCCAGAAATGACTGTGCTGGTTGGCGGTCTGCGGGTACTGGATGCCAACAGTGCGGGCAGCAAGCACGGTGTGTTCACTCAGGCTCCCGGCAAACTCAGCAATGACTTCTTTGTGAACCTGCTGGATATGTCCACCCGCTGGGAAAAGGGTGCCGAGCCCGGGCTGTATCAGGGCTTTGACCGCAAGTCGGGCAAACTGAAGTGGACTGCAACCCCGGTTGATCTGGTGTTTGGCTCCCACTCTGAGCTCAGAGCCGTGGCAGAGGTGTATGCCGCCGACGATGGCAAGGCCCGCTTCGTGCAGGACTTTGCCAAGGCCTGGACCAAGGTGATGGAACTTGACCGCTTCGACTTGAACTGA